Proteins from one Methanococcus maripaludis C5 genomic window:
- the hacA gene encoding homoaconitase large subunit encodes MTLAEKIISKNVGKNVYAGDSVEIDVDVAMTHDGTTPLTVKAFEQISDKVWDNEKIVIIFDHNIPANTSKAANMQVITREFIKKQGIKNYYLDGEGICHQVLPEKGHVKPNMIIAGADSHTCTHGAFGAFATGFGATDMGYVYATGKTWLRVPETIQVNVTGENENISGKDIILKTCKEVGRRGATYLSLEYGGNAVQNLDMDERMVLSNMAIEMGGKAGIIEADDTTYKYLENAGVSREEILNLKKNKIKVNESEENYYKTFEFDITDMEEQIACPHHPDNVKGVSEVSGIELDQVFIGSCTNGRLNDLRIAAKHLKGKKVNESTRLIVIPASKSIFKEALKEGLIDTFVDSGALICTPGCGPCLGAHQGVLGDGEVCLATTNRNFKGRMGNTKSEVYLSSPAIAAKSAVKGYITNE; translated from the coding sequence ATGACACTTGCTGAAAAAATCATTTCTAAAAATGTTGGAAAAAATGTTTACGCGGGCGATAGCGTTGAAATAGACGTGGATGTCGCAATGACGCATGACGGGACTACCCCTCTTACAGTAAAAGCTTTTGAGCAGATTTCAGACAAAGTTTGGGATAATGAAAAGATAGTTATTATTTTTGACCACAACATCCCTGCAAACACGTCAAAAGCTGCGAATATGCAGGTTATAACGAGAGAATTTATCAAAAAACAGGGAATTAAAAATTATTACCTTGATGGCGAAGGAATATGTCATCAGGTACTTCCTGAAAAAGGCCACGTGAAGCCAAACATGATAATTGCAGGAGCTGACAGTCACACCTGTACTCATGGGGCATTCGGTGCTTTTGCGACAGGTTTTGGTGCAACTGACATGGGTTACGTCTATGCAACCGGAAAAACATGGCTTAGAGTTCCTGAAACCATTCAAGTAAATGTAACCGGAGAAAATGAAAATATTTCTGGAAAGGACATTATCTTAAAAACTTGTAAGGAAGTTGGAAGACGTGGAGCGACATACCTGTCTTTAGAATACGGCGGAAATGCAGTCCAAAATCTTGACATGGACGAAAGAATGGTTTTATCGAACATGGCCATTGAAATGGGCGGAAAAGCTGGAATTATCGAAGCTGACGATACTACTTACAAATACCTTGAAAATGCAGGAGTTTCAAGAGAAGAAATTCTTAACTTGAAAAAAAATAAAATAAAAGTTAATGAATCCGAAGAAAATTACTACAAAACATTTGAATTTGATATAACCGATATGGAAGAACAGATTGCTTGCCCGCACCACCCTGACAATGTAAAAGGAGTTTCTGAAGTATCAGGAATTGAATTAGATCAGGTATTCATCGGATCTTGTACAAACGGAAGATTAAACGATTTAAGAATTGCTGCAAAACATTTGAAAGGAAAAAAAGTTAATGAAAGCACCCGACTAATTGTAATTCCTGCATCAAAATCAATCTTTAAAGAAGCGTTAAAAGAAGGATTAATCGATACTTTTGTAGATTCTGGAGCATTAATCTGCACTCCTGGATGCGGACCATGCCTTGGAGCCCATCAGGGTGTTTTAGGTGATGGGGAAGTATGTCTTGCTACAACCAATAGGAACTTTAAAGGAAGAATGGGAAACACAAAATCGGAAGTTTACCTCTCATCTCCTGCAATAGCTGCAAAATCCGCAGTTAAAGGATACATTACCAATGAATAA
- the cbiQ gene encoding cobalt ECF transporter T component CbiQ, whose amino-acid sequence MTNSYLIDSIANCNSLRSVNPTLKVIFAVSSLLVSLFSKTFVVPFLIAFIMSFVVIFAAKVPKTVYLKLLSIPFIFGIITFVMMTFLFGTEIYMSFDFFGITLNLLKDGFSLGLLTFFKMLGGVSCTLFLALTTPFTELFCILKKSKMPKNMLEIAMMMYRYIFMLMDETLSIENSQKTRLGYKNLKTSYHSLGLLAGSLFIKALDKGDVIYNSLNSRGYDGNLMFFGDISYPKTNSVVLIGIFELLLLSLNYIKIY is encoded by the coding sequence ATGACGAACAGTTATTTGATTGACAGTATTGCAAATTGTAACAGTTTAAGGTCAGTTAATCCTACATTAAAGGTTATTTTTGCAGTCTCATCACTGCTCGTCAGCCTTTTTTCCAAAACTTTCGTCGTACCTTTTTTAATTGCATTTATAATGAGTTTTGTAGTTATTTTTGCTGCAAAAGTACCAAAAACTGTTTATTTGAAATTATTATCGATACCATTTATTTTCGGAATTATTACTTTTGTAATGATGACTTTTTTGTTCGGAACCGAAATCTACATGTCATTTGATTTTTTCGGAATTACACTCAATTTACTAAAAGACGGATTTAGTCTTGGACTTTTAACATTTTTTAAAATGCTCGGGGGAGTATCCTGTACACTATTTTTAGCACTTACAACCCCATTTACTGAACTGTTCTGCATCTTGAAAAAGTCTAAAATGCCAAAAAACATGCTTGAAATTGCAATGATGATGTACCGCTACATATTCATGCTTATGGATGAAACTTTATCAATTGAAAACTCTCAAAAAACAAGACTAGGCTATAAAAATCTTAAAACGTCCTACCACTCTCTTGGATTATTAGCAGGCAGTTTGTTCATAAAAGCACTTGATAAGGGTGATGTAATATATAATTCACTCAATTCAAGAGGGTACGATGGAAATTTAATGTTTTTTGGAGATATTTCCTACCCTAAAACTAATTCTGTTGTACTCATTGGCATTTTTGAATTATTATTGTTATCTTTAAATTATATTAAAATATATTAA
- a CDS encoding MogA/MoaB family molybdenum cofactor biosynthesis protein, with product MHERISEIKYAVITVSDSRFNEKIAGTEITDKSGDFLREELDAKIYHLIPDNELMLNGLIEHIVEFTDVDSIVITGGTGLSKRDVTADVVKEIYEKELDGFKIIFHNLSYGEVKYSTILSRASAGIYKEKIIYSIPGSINACKTALDIIKTETGHIIGHIK from the coding sequence ATGCATGAACGAATTTCTGAAATAAAATATGCTGTAATTACAGTAAGCGATAGTAGATTTAACGAAAAAATTGCGGGAACTGAAATAACCGATAAATCAGGGGATTTTTTAAGGGAAGAATTGGATGCAAAAATATACCATTTAATTCCAGATAATGAGCTGATGTTAAATGGGTTAATTGAACATATCGTTGAGTTTACAGATGTTGATTCCATTGTAATCACCGGTGGAACGGGACTTTCCAAAAGAGACGTTACTGCTGACGTTGTAAAGGAAATTTATGAAAAAGAACTTGACGGATTTAAAATAATATTCCATAACTTAAGCTACGGTGAAGTAAAATACTCAACAATACTTTCAAGAGCATCTGCTGGAATTTACAAGGAAAAAATCATATATTCTATCCCTGGATCGATTAATGCCTGCAAAACCGCACTTGATATTATTAAAACAGAAACTGGGCACATTATCGGCCATATAAAATAA
- a CDS encoding energy-coupling factor ABC transporter substrate-binding protein → MEFKHVLMILGVIILILAPLIMYSGLGEDEGYFGGADGAAGDLIMEISPNYEPWFEPFWEPPSGEIESLLFALQAAIGAIIIGYFFGYNKAKYEDKN, encoded by the coding sequence ATGGAATTTAAACATGTTTTAATGATTCTCGGAGTTATAATCCTTATATTAGCACCTTTGATCATGTACTCAGGCCTTGGTGAAGATGAAGGATACTTCGGTGGTGCAGATGGTGCTGCTGGAGACTTGATCATGGAAATCAGCCCAAATTACGAACCTTGGTTTGAACCATTCTGGGAACCTCCAAGTGGGGAAATTGAAAGTCTCTTATTTGCGCTTCAAGCTGCAATAGGTGCTATAATCATAGGATACTTCTTTGGATACAACAAAGCTAAATATGAAGATAAAAACTAA
- a CDS encoding TldD/PmbA family protein, with translation MSFLNELDLNIEKLEKLLEIGTYADLRIVSGESNNIIQKDGIIDEISSGMSSGVIIRVLEKNGWGFATSNNVSLKNIEEIIKKAHNMAKISNTHTKKSIELKDIPVICDNVKADVKIHPETISIEEKKEYLKSAHENMSGEKIVSTSVSYSDGEGHSILMTSEGTRIENESVKALMRMTAIAKDGTLQFAFDRIGGNGFEIIKNAKIEEMAKSTKERAIRLLTAESCPKGTFDVILDPELAGVFIHEAVGHAAEADLFLQNDSVFHDKLGNSVGSEEVTVIDDATIEKSFGQYKYDHEGVKGEKTTLIENGILNGYLHSRETAGRLNMDVTGNARADGLNRPIVRMSNTYIKPGSWKFEELLEDTKTGIFLKGSRGGQVDTGKGLFQFNAVEAFLIEDGILTKPLRDAGLSGEILDILHHIDAVSDEFELSVGYCGKGGQSVPVGDGGGSVRTKTTLS, from the coding sequence GTGAGTTTTTTAAACGAACTTGACTTAAACATTGAAAAACTTGAAAAATTACTTGAAATTGGGACTTACGCAGATTTAAGAATTGTTTCCGGTGAATCAAACAATATTATCCAAAAAGATGGAATAATCGATGAAATTTCTTCTGGAATGTCTTCTGGCGTGATTATACGGGTGCTTGAAAAAAACGGCTGGGGTTTTGCAACCTCAAATAATGTTTCTTTGAAAAATATTGAAGAAATAATAAAAAAAGCACATAATATGGCAAAAATATCAAATACACACACTAAAAAATCGATAGAATTGAAAGATATTCCTGTAATTTGTGATAATGTGAAAGCGGATGTAAAAATTCATCCTGAAACAATTTCGATCGAAGAAAAAAAGGAATATTTGAAATCAGCGCATGAAAACATGTCTGGAGAAAAAATAGTTAGTACTTCCGTAAGTTACAGTGATGGGGAAGGCCATTCTATTTTAATGACCAGTGAAGGAACTAGAATAGAAAATGAAAGTGTTAAAGCTCTTATGAGAATGACTGCTATTGCAAAAGATGGAACTTTGCAGTTTGCATTTGATAGAATCGGCGGAAACGGATTTGAAATAATTAAAAATGCGAAAATTGAAGAAATGGCTAAAAGTACAAAAGAAAGAGCAATAAGACTTTTAACTGCTGAAAGCTGTCCAAAAGGAACTTTTGATGTTATATTGGATCCAGAACTTGCAGGGGTATTCATTCACGAAGCTGTGGGCCACGCTGCTGAAGCAGACCTTTTTTTGCAAAATGACAGTGTCTTTCACGATAAACTAGGGAATTCTGTGGGTAGCGAAGAAGTAACCGTAATTGATGATGCCACAATTGAAAAATCATTTGGACAATATAAATACGACCACGAAGGAGTTAAAGGAGAAAAAACTACATTAATTGAAAATGGTATATTAAATGGATACTTACATTCAAGAGAAACTGCTGGAAGACTTAACATGGATGTTACAGGAAATGCTAGAGCAGATGGGCTGAATAGGCCAATTGTTAGAATGAGTAACACGTACATTAAGCCAGGTTCCTGGAAATTTGAAGAACTTTTAGAAGATACAAAAACAGGAATATTTTTGAAAGGTTCAAGAGGTGGACAGGTAGATACTGGAAAAGGATTATTCCAGTTTAACGCTGTTGAAGCATTTTTAATTGAAGATGGAATATTAACTAAACCACTAAGGGATGCAGGACTTAGTGGCGAAATTTTAGATATTTTACACCATATCGATGCAGTGTCTGATGAATTTGAATTAAGCGTTGGATACTGTGGAAAAGGGGGTCAAAGTGTTCCAGTAGGGGACGGTGGAGGAAGTGTTAGAACAAAAACTACACTTTCATAA
- a CDS encoding energy-coupling factor ABC transporter permease: protein MHIMEGFLPPMWAAFWFVLSGIIVIYGIIQLNKLINDKPEVKPTLALAGAFMFILSSLKLPSVTGSCSHPTGGGLGAVMFGPAITAVLATIVLLFQAILLAHGGLTTLGANIFSMGIMGPAIGFLVFKLLKGKLNITWVVVLAAIFADWGTYATTSIQLALAYPLPDFGTALSNFGTVFAVTQIPLAIMEGLLTGLIWDYIMKLRPDLLAKLGLIDPAKAEGGAE from the coding sequence GTGCACATTATGGAAGGTTTTCTACCTCCGATGTGGGCTGCATTCTGGTTTGTGCTATCTGGCATCATCGTTATATACGGAATAATCCAATTAAATAAATTAATTAACGACAAACCTGAAGTTAAACCCACATTAGCCCTCGCAGGAGCGTTCATGTTTATATTAAGTTCGCTAAAACTTCCTTCAGTAACGGGAAGCTGTTCACACCCGACAGGTGGTGGACTTGGCGCAGTTATGTTTGGTCCAGCAATTACAGCAGTACTTGCGACAATTGTATTATTGTTCCAGGCAATCTTACTTGCACACGGTGGATTAACCACATTGGGAGCAAATATATTCTCAATGGGTATCATGGGACCAGCAATTGGTTTTTTAGTGTTTAAATTGTTAAAAGGAAAATTAAATATCACATGGGTTGTTGTACTCGCTGCAATATTTGCAGACTGGGGAACATACGCTACAACATCAATCCAGCTCGCTTTAGCATACCCATTACCAGATTTTGGAACAGCGCTTTCAAACTTTGGAACCGTATTTGCAGTGACACAGATTCCACTTGCAATTATGGAAGGTCTTTTAACAGGACTTATCTGGGATTACATCATGAAATTAAGACCAGATCTCCTTGCAAAACTTGGTCTTATTGACCCTGCAAAAGCTGAAGGGGGTGCTGAATAA
- a CDS encoding mechanosensitive ion channel family protein has translation MPISLMGYTLSINVFLIVKAILVLVLGYLAVRIVSGILERGAKKSKIPELVSEFVIKLFSAILYLFVILLAVGVFGVETGPIILGLSASLGLILGFGLQDTLTNLTSGLWIAVMKPLDKEETVQIGGMTGKVVEVGIMATKLLTPDNVVITLPNKLVWGSPITNFTRMDIRRVDVAVGVSYGENLDNAVSTALELISGHPLVLKDPAPAVAITGLGDSSVDLQLRAWTKTGDYWAVKGDLTKGIYEKYGKEGIEIPFPQMDVHIHKY, from the coding sequence ATGCCGATTTCACTAATGGGTTACACACTATCAATAAATGTGTTTTTAATTGTTAAGGCTATTTTAGTACTTGTTCTAGGGTATTTGGCAGTAAGGATTGTGTCAGGCATTTTAGAAAGAGGCGCTAAAAAAAGTAAGATTCCAGAACTGGTTTCTGAATTTGTTATCAAGCTATTTAGTGCAATACTTTATTTATTTGTGATATTGCTCGCAGTAGGTGTTTTTGGTGTTGAAACAGGGCCAATAATTTTGGGACTTTCTGCATCACTCGGTTTAATTTTAGGTTTTGGTCTTCAAGACACACTTACAAATCTAACATCTGGCCTTTGGATTGCGGTTATGAAGCCACTAGACAAAGAAGAAACTGTTCAAATCGGTGGAATGACTGGAAAAGTAGTTGAAGTTGGGATAATGGCAACTAAACTTTTAACTCCCGACAATGTGGTTATTACACTCCCAAATAAGTTAGTTTGGGGAAGTCCTATAACTAATTTCACTAGAATGGATATAAGAAGAGTAGATGTTGCAGTTGGAGTTAGCTACGGCGAAAATTTAGACAATGCAGTATCTACAGCACTCGAACTTATTTCTGGACATCCTTTAGTATTAAAAGACCCTGCACCAGCAGTAGCCATAACTGGTCTTGGTGATTCTTCTGTAGATTTACAGCTTAGGGCATGGACGAAAACTGGCGACTACTGGGCTGTAAAAGGAGATCTTACAAAAGGAATCTACGAAAAATATGGAAAAGAGGGTATTGAAATTCCGTTCCCACAGATGGATGTACATATCCACAAATATTAA
- a CDS encoding lactaldehyde dehydrogenase, with product MFIDGKWILREDIDVFDPYTLENIEKITALDREETKSAIEVAEKNKEIMKNLSPSKRYSILMKIAEQISLKKDLFAKTISIDVGKPIKQSKIEVDRTLTALKLSAFYAKELRGETINSENGLIFTKKEPLGVVGAITPFNFPLNLITHKIGPAIATGNSVVLHPSSKAPIVAIYLTKIIEHVLKQMDVPRGIFNLATGNGDIVGDEISKNDNINMVSFTGSVEVGESISKNAKMKKVALELGGNNPMIVLKDSDIKLAAKSAVKSKFLNAGQVCISVGQVLVEEEVLETFTKHVIEETKKLILGNPLDTKTDIGPLISPESALRIENLIKKSVNEGGEVLIGGNRQNSLISPAVINIDENNILSKIETFGPVLPILKVKDSEEAVSIANNSKYGLQAGVFTNDINKAMKIADSLEYGGIMINSSPTFRKDNMPFGGVKKSGLGREGIKYTVEEMCETKTIVIHNI from the coding sequence ATGTTTATCGATGGAAAATGGATTTTAAGAGAAGATATCGATGTTTTTGACCCGTACACGTTGGAAAATATCGAGAAAATAACTGCCCTTGATAGAGAAGAAACAAAAAGTGCGATTGAAGTTGCGGAAAAAAATAAAGAAATAATGAAAAATTTAAGCCCTTCAAAAAGATACAGTATTTTAATGAAGATTGCAGAGCAGATCAGCTTGAAAAAAGATCTTTTTGCAAAAACAATTTCAATTGACGTTGGAAAACCAATAAAACAGTCAAAAATAGAAGTAGATAGAACATTGACTGCACTTAAGCTTTCTGCATTCTATGCAAAGGAACTTCGTGGAGAAACAATTAATTCGGAAAATGGATTAATATTTACAAAAAAAGAGCCGTTGGGCGTAGTTGGAGCAATAACTCCATTTAATTTTCCATTAAATTTGATAACACATAAAATTGGCCCTGCAATTGCCACAGGAAATTCAGTTGTATTACATCCATCATCAAAAGCACCGATTGTTGCAATATATCTTACAAAAATTATAGAACATGTTCTAAAACAGATGGATGTTCCAAGAGGAATATTTAACCTTGCTACCGGAAATGGAGATATTGTTGGCGATGAAATCTCGAAAAACGACAATATAAATATGGTTTCGTTCACTGGAAGCGTTGAAGTTGGAGAATCGATATCAAAAAATGCGAAAATGAAAAAAGTTGCACTTGAACTTGGGGGAAATAACCCTATGATAGTGTTAAAAGATTCTGACATCAAATTAGCTGCCAAATCCGCGGTTAAAAGTAAATTCTTAAATGCGGGGCAGGTTTGTATCTCAGTTGGACAGGTGCTCGTTGAAGAAGAAGTTTTAGAAACATTTACAAAACACGTTATCGAAGAAACTAAAAAACTAATTTTGGGAAATCCGCTCGATACTAAAACAGATATCGGCCCACTCATTAGTCCTGAAAGTGCCTTAAGAATTGAAAATTTAATAAAAAAATCCGTAAATGAAGGTGGAGAAGTATTGATTGGCGGAAATAGGCAGAACAGCTTGATTTCTCCGGCTGTCATCAATATTGATGAAAATAATATTTTATCAAAAATTGAAACTTTCGGACCGGTTTTACCAATATTAAAAGTAAAGGATAGCGAAGAAGCAGTATCTATTGCAAATAATTCAAAATATGGGCTTCAAGCAGGAGTATTCACAAATGATATAAATAAAGCTATGAAAATAGCAGATTCATTAGAATACGGCGGAATAATGATAAACAGCAGCCCCACATTTAGAAAAGACAATATGCCTTTTGGAGGAGTTAAAAAAAGTGGTCTTGGAAGAGAAGGCATAAAATATACCGTAGAAGAAATGTGCGAGACAAAAACAATTGTAATTCATAACATTTAA
- a CDS encoding carbohydrate-binding domain-containing protein, whose product MKSKISIFLVLLSLVLLQQGFAASNIDLGSYSGGETVSISEAGDYEISGSLIGGGIVVNCEGSAVNLILNGVTISSVDTACIYGEDLETLTITLLEGTTSNLGNDGETDYDGVIYSNSDIIVEGEGKLIVEGNAEEGISTEDKDITINGGTIVITAVDDGINAGGDNGGLISINGGNIYVNAEGDGIDSNGDLEINGGTLFVVGSTSADDSALDSDGTLAINGGTVVALGNGMLQSPDSDSLQDFLAVNVDTIDAGNIIALVDANGEKIVSFATTEKSFSTIVISSAFLDSDNYKLYKNCENTGSLVNGIYTGGVLTLGDELSVSESSSNMGGPGNIGEPREIPSDTESEEDEDVGFFEKIFNFLLGWLYD is encoded by the coding sequence ATGAAAAGTAAAATTTCTATATTTTTGGTTTTGCTTTCTTTAGTCTTGCTTCAGCAGGGTTTTGCTGCAAGCAATATTGATTTAGGTTCTTATTCTGGAGGTGAAACCGTTTCTATATCTGAAGCTGGAGATTACGAAATCAGCGGAAGTTTAATTGGCGGAGGAATTGTTGTTAATTGTGAAGGTAGTGCTGTTAATTTAATTTTGAACGGAGTAACTATTTCTTCTGTCGACACAGCTTGTATTTATGGTGAGGATTTAGAAACTTTGACAATAACGTTACTCGAAGGAACTACTTCAAATTTAGGAAATGACGGTGAAACAGATTATGACGGAGTTATTTACAGTAATTCTGACATAATTGTTGAAGGTGAAGGTAAATTAATTGTTGAAGGAAATGCTGAAGAAGGAATTTCAACTGAAGATAAAGATATAACAATTAATGGCGGAACTATTGTCATAACTGCTGTTGATGATGGAATTAACGCCGGTGGGGACAATGGTGGATTGATTTCCATCAATGGCGGTAACATTTATGTAAATGCCGAGGGCGATGGAATTGATTCTAATGGCGACCTTGAAATTAATGGCGGAACTCTTTTTGTTGTTGGAAGTACCAGCGCTGACGATTCTGCTTTAGATAGTGACGGCACACTTGCAATCAACGGTGGAACAGTTGTCGCATTAGGCAATGGAATGTTACAATCTCCTGATTCAGATTCTTTACAAGATTTCTTGGCTGTAAACGTTGATACAATTGATGCCGGAAATATTATTGCATTGGTTGATGCTAATGGTGAAAAAATAGTTTCTTTTGCAACAACTGAAAAAAGTTTTAGCACAATCGTAATTAGCTCGGCTTTTCTGGATTCTGATAATTATAAATTATATAAGAACTGTGAAAATACAGGATCTTTAGTGAATGGAATTTACACTGGCGGAGTTTTGACATTGGGCGACGAATTAAGTGTTAGTGAATCAAGTTCAAATATGGGCGGACCCGGAAATATAGGGGAACCGAGGGAAATTCCATCTGACACAGAAAGTGAAGAAGATGAGGATGTTGGATTTTTTGAGAAAATTTTCAACTTCCTATTGGGATGGCTGTATGATTAA
- a CDS encoding ATP-binding cassette domain-containing protein yields the protein MAILETRDLKYSYPDGTVALNGINFKAEEGEMIAILGPNGAGKSTTFLHFNGILKPSSGSVILKDDPIKYDNKSLLNVRKTVGIVFQNPDDQLFAPTVEQDVAFGPMNLGLSKEEIEKRVKDSLKAVSMEGFERKPPHHLSGGQKKRIAIAGILAMNPEIIVLDEPTSGLDPMGASQIMKLLYDLNKKGITIIISTHDVDLVPIYANKVYLLNEGKIIKGGTPREIFSDSETVRSANLRLPRVAHLIELLEKEDKLGIKMGYTIGEARNNIKEFIKGD from the coding sequence ATGGCGATTTTGGAAACAAGAGATTTAAAGTATTCTTATCCTGACGGAACTGTCGCACTTAATGGAATTAATTTTAAAGCTGAAGAAGGCGAAATGATAGCAATTTTAGGCCCAAATGGTGCTGGAAAATCCACTACTTTTCTCCATTTTAACGGAATTTTAAAACCGAGTAGCGGTAGCGTAATTTTAAAAGACGATCCAATAAAATATGATAACAAATCGCTTTTAAATGTCAGAAAAACTGTTGGAATCGTATTTCAAAACCCCGATGACCAGCTTTTTGCACCAACTGTTGAACAGGATGTTGCATTTGGACCGATGAATCTTGGACTTTCGAAAGAAGAAATTGAAAAACGAGTAAAAGATTCGTTAAAAGCGGTATCGATGGAAGGGTTTGAGAGAAAACCTCCACATCATTTAAGTGGGGGCCAGAAAAAAAGAATCGCCATTGCGGGAATTTTAGCAATGAACCCGGAAATTATTGTTCTTGATGAACCAACTTCAGGCCTTGACCCAATGGGTGCATCACAGATCATGAAGTTACTTTACGACTTAAATAAAAAAGGAATAACCATAATTATATCCACTCACGACGTAGATTTAGTTCCAATATATGCAAATAAAGTTTATTTACTAAATGAGGGAAAAATTATCAAAGGTGGAACTCCAAGGGAAATCTTCAGTGACTCTGAAACCGTTAGAAGTGCAAATTTAAGGTTACCAAGAGTTGCACATTTAATAGAACTTTTGGAAAAAGAAGATAAACTTGGAATAAAAATGGGTTATACCATCGGAGAAGCGAGAAATAACATTAAAGAGTTTATAAAGGGGGACTAA